From a region of the Lactuca sativa cultivar Salinas chromosome 4, Lsat_Salinas_v11, whole genome shotgun sequence genome:
- the LOC111920477 gene encoding uncharacterized protein LOC111920477, with amino-acid sequence MSSFQEAIIQNFSNDNKKQQQETVQEKLQQFKVEKQRKDRERWKPGNGMRILMVMEQFAMRFDGKENKHNNVIQVDTEHTKYPQGCTHGNATPSVQDGGVPEDPYAFVFAGIRKKHRVVKFNDICKYCGAKRLQFESPGFCCMNGKTKLADSFIHNELHSLFTAETELGKLFRKNIRAYNTNFSFASMGVDVDKSMANMTSGLRCHIDYKPIVEILTRVLATNPYVATFRRLADLGPLDNYRVTLNASIELDQRVYNRPTTSEVAGIWVEGNDNITAYKRSIIVYGRSEKPSTIQSYWACYDSLSYPLFFPNGEPGWHYKIPRQGVSINEIVNDTEIIEEDLEETDGRTGRKTVSMREYYCYKLQIRSNLNLIMLGGRLFQQFVVDIYIKIETSRLEFCRKSQSKIRAELYQGVVDCINDGEDQPSMVRRRVVLPASFIGGPRDMRGRFLDAMALVQNCGKPDIFLTITCNPNWPEIQNELLHSQTAQDRPDLVSRVFRSKLLDLKEQLFKRHVLGEVGAYAYVIEFQKRGLPHAHFLLIMTPEWKLTNADHYDKYPRQFNETTTQGKDAYPVYRRRDTGIVVKKQGIMMDNRWVVPYNPKLLMMFNCHLNVEVIHIDPDAQPVLINEIKRFQDACYVSAPEATWRIFSFALSQIHPNVITLQLHLPNQQLVRFSDADTMTSIVEKEKDKRPMLTAFFKMNKENLCARKYLYNDFPKHFTWITQSRLWNPRKQAPAVGRLVYANPAEGERYYLRVLLCHIRGPTCFEDLYTVNDVRHPTFRKAALERGLIETDDSLSECLAEASLFQFPSSLRRLFATILVFCDPGDVRKLWNSHYNALSEDYRRQYDNVERVQNMVLTYINIFLQSMSNKLENFDLPAINTELNLQSGVFCEVQEECSIVVELDHLHAQDFLNPEQKYTYDEIMKHVCTDCPGVFFIDGPGGTGKTYL; translated from the exons ATGTCAAGCTTTCAAGAAG CCATAATCCAGAACTTTAGCAATGATAACAAGAAGCAACAACAAGAAACTGTTCAAGAAAAGCTTCAACAATTTAAGGTCGAAAAACAAAGAAAAGACAGAGAGCGTTGGAAACCTGGAAATGGAATGAG AATTCTAATGGTTATGGAGCAG TTTGCAATGAGGTTTGATGGcaaagaaaataaacataataatgttATTCAAGTTGATACAGAACATACAAAAT ATCCACAAGGTTGTACCCATGGTAATGCCACTCCATCGGTACAAGATGGTGGCGTTCCAGAGGATCCATATGCTTTTGTTTTTGCCGGTATCCGTAAAAAACATCGTGTGGTGAAGTTCAATGACATATGCAAATATTGTGGAGCAAAACGATTGCAGTTTGAATCTCCTGGTTTTTGTTGCATGAATGGGAAGACAAAGTTGGCAGACTCCTTTATTCATAACGAATTGCACAGTCTTTTCACTGCAGAAACCGAATTAGGCAAATTGTTTAGAAAAAATATACGTGCGTACAACACCAACTTTTCATTTGCATCAATGGGTGTAGATGTGGATAAATCAATGGCTAACATGACATCTGGA CTGAGATGTCACATAGACTACAAACCAATTGTTGAAATTTTGACTCGCGTTCTTGCTACAAACCCATACGTTGCAACATTCCGTAGGCTTGCTGATTTAGGACCGCTCGACAATTACAGAGTCACTTTAAATGCATCGATAGAACTAGACCAGAGAGTGTACAATCGGCCAACCACATCTGAG GTTGCTGGTATTTGGGTTGAAGGTAATGACAACATAACCGCGTATAAAAGAAGTATTATAGTTTATGGGAGGTCTGAAAAACCATCAACAATTCAGTCTTATTGGGCATGTTATGATTCATTGTCTTATCCTCTATTCTTCCCAAATGGTGAGCCTGGATGGCATTATAAAATACCAAGACAAGGAGTTTCGATCAATGAGATTGTTAATGATACCGAAATCATCGAGGAAGATCTAGAAG AGACTGATGGAAGAACCGGTAGGAAAACTGTAAGTATGCGGGAGTACTACTGTTATAAGTTGCAGATTCGTTCAAACTTGAACTTAATTATGTTAGGAGGAAGATTGTTCCAACAATTTGTGGTAGATATCTACATCAAGATTGAGACTTCGCGTTTGGAATTTTGTAGAAAAAGCCAATCCAAAATAAGAGCGGAGTTATACCAAGGTGTTGTGGATTGTATCAATGACGGGGAGGATCAACCAAGTATGGTTAGGCGACGAGTTGTTTTGCCTGCAAGTTTCATTGGAGGCCCTCGTGACATGCGAGGACGGTTTCTTGATGCTATGGCTTTAGTTCAAAATTGCGGGAAACCTGATATATTCCTTACAATAACGTGCAATCCAAATTGGCCTGAAATCCAAAATGAGTTACTTCATTCGCAGACAGCTCAAGATAGACCGGATTTGGTTTCAAGAGTTTTTCGTTCTAAGTTACTTGATCTTAAGGAACAACTCTTCAAGAGGCACGTCCTTGGCGAGGTTGGTGCCTATGCTTATGTAATAGAGTTCCAAAAACGTGGTTTGCCACATGCCCATTTTCTCTTGATAATGACACCTGAATGGAAGCTCACCAATGCAGACCATTATGACAA ATACCCTCGACAATTCAATGAAACTACGACGCAAGGAAAGGATGCATATCCTGTTTATCGAAGGAGAGATACTGGAATTGTGGTGAAAAAACAAGGTATTATGATGGATAATAGATGGGTTGTTCCATATAACCCAAAGTTGTTGATGATGTTCAACTGCCATTTAAATGTAGAG GTTATCCATATTGATCCAGATGCACAACCTGTTCTTATTAATGAGATAAAACGTTTTCAAGATGCATGTTATGTCTCTGCTCCGGAAGCAACATGGCGAATTTTTAGTTTTGCTCTTTCTCAAATCCACCCTAATGTGATCACTTTGCAACTGCATCTACCGAACCAACAATTGGTTCGATTTAGTGATGCTGATACAATGACATCCATTGTTGAGAAGGAGAAAGATAAGAGACCAATGTTGACCGCATTTTTCAAGATGAATAAAGAGAACTTGTGCGCAAGAAAGTACTTATACAATGATTTTCCCAAACACTTCACGTGGATTACCCAATCACGTCTATGGAATCCTCGAAAACAAGCACCAGCGGTAGGTCGTTTGGTTTATGCTAATCCTGCTGAAGGGGAGAGATACTACCTACGTGTGTTATTATGTCATATTAGGGGCCCTACATGTTTTGAAGATCTATACACAGTCAATGACGTAAGACATCCTACATTTCGAAAAGCGGCTCTTGAAAGAGGGTTAATAGAAACCGATGATAGTTTATCAGAATGTCTTGCAGAGGCATCCCTGTTTCAATTTCCCAGTTCTCTCAGAAGGTTGTTTGCAACGATATTGGTTTTTTGTGATCCTGGAGATGTTCGAAAGTTGTGGAATTCCCACTACAATGCTCTCTCAGAAGATTATAGGCGACAATACGACAATGTTGAACGAGTGCAGAATATGGTCCTCACATATATCAACATATTCCTACAATCTATGAGTAACAAGCTTGAAAATTTTGATCTTCCCGCTATAAATACAGAGTTGAATTTACAATCGGGAGTATTTTGCGAGGTACAAGAAGAGTGCTCTATTGTTGTGGAACTTGACCATTTGCATGCGCAAGATTTTCTGAATCCTGAACAAAAATATACGTATGACGAGATCATGAAGCATGTGTGCACTGATTGTCCGGGAGTGTTCTTCATAGATGGTCCTGGTGGAACGGGGAAAACATATCTATAG
- the LOC111920478 gene encoding uncharacterized protein LOC111920478, translated as MSGGRTAHSRLKIPLNPENNSFCNIQKQSGTAELLRLAKIIIWDEALMIKRQVVEAVDRTMQDITGVALPFGGKIMVMGGDFRQVLPVVRRGTRAQIVDSSLRMSPLWPSIIKLRLTINMRALTDPWFSNFLLRVGDGVEETVDRSFIRIPDDMVIPYTDKKIIGCFD; from the coding sequence ATGTCTGGGGGGAGGACAGCTCACTCGCGATTAAAAATTCCTCTAAATCCTGAGAATAACTCATTCTGCAACATCCAAAAACAAAGCGGTACTGCTGAACTACTTCGGCTTGCAAAAATAATCATATGGGATGAAGCATTGATGATAAAGCgacaggtggtggaggcggttgATCGGACAATGCAAGATATCACTGGAGTGGCGCTCCCTTTTGGTGGAAAGATAATGGTTATGGGAGGCGATTTCAGACAAGTTTTGCCAGTTGTAAGACGCGGAACACGTGCACAAATTGTAGACTCCAGCCTACGAATGTCACCTCTTTGGCCTTCGATTATAAAGTTGCGGTTAACAATAAATATGAGAGCACTAACTGATCCGTGGTTCTCGAACTTTCTATTACGGGTCGGTGATGGAGTTGAAGAAACAGTGGACAGAAGCTTTATCCGCATCCCTGATGATATGGTCATTCCATATACTGATAAAAAAATCATTGGATGCTTTGATTGA
- the LOC111920479 gene encoding uncharacterized protein LOC111920479, whose amino-acid sequence MSESDYIISRAILSTKNDSVDEINDYLIDRFHGEERIYYSIDEAIDDKNGFYPLEFLNSLIVSGLPPHYLRVKVGCPIILLQNIDPANGLCNGTRLICKSFQQNVIDAKIVVGQHVGKSIFLPKLPLSPSDDDLFPFKLKRKQFPIRLCFAMTINKAQGQTIPNVGIYLPDPVFSHG is encoded by the coding sequence ATGTCTGAATCAGATTATATCATCTCGCGGGCAATATTATCCACAAAAAATGATAGTGTCGATGAGATTAATGATTACTTGATTGATCGATTCCATGGAGAAGAGAGAATTTACTATAGTATCGATGAGGCCATAGATGATAAAAATGGATTCTATCCGCTGGAATTCTTGAACTCGCTCATTGTTAGTGGTTTACCCCCTCATTATCTTCGGGTGAAAGTCGGATGCCCGATCATACTGTTACAGAATATTGATCCAGCAAATGGATTGTGTAATGGTACTCGATTGATATGCAAAAGCTTTCAGCAAAATGTCATTGATGCAAAAATAGTTGTTGGTCAACATGTTGGCAAGAGCATATTTTTGCCAAAGCTTCCACTATCTCCGTCTGATGATGACTTGTTCCCATTCAAGCTGAAGAGGAAACAATTTCCTATTCGATTATGCTTTGCGATGACAATCAATAAAGCCCAGGGACAAACAATTCCGAATGTGGGTATTTATCTTCCAGACCCGGTATTCTCGCATGGCTAA